A single window of Gimesia chilikensis DNA harbors:
- a CDS encoding thiol-disulfide oxidoreductase DCC family protein produces the protein MEKPVLFFDGVCGLCNRSVDFAMSRDPEGRLLYSPLQGETATELLSEQDRENIDTVIFLPADRSRVYRRSAAAVRVLWLLGFPWNVCGWLLWLIPLPLRNVGYRLVAKARYRFFGKHETCRMPTPEERSRFLP, from the coding sequence ATGGAGAAGCCGGTTCTGTTTTTTGACGGTGTCTGTGGTCTGTGTAACCGGAGCGTGGATTTTGCGATGTCCCGCGATCCGGAAGGGCGGCTGCTCTATTCGCCTCTGCAGGGAGAAACGGCGACCGAACTGTTGAGCGAACAGGATCGGGAAAATATAGATACAGTGATTTTTCTCCCGGCTGACCGCAGTCGGGTTTATCGGCGATCTGCGGCTGCTGTGCGTGTGTTGTGGTTACTGGGTTTTCCCTGGAATGTCTGCGGATGGTTGTTGTGGCTGATCCCTTTGCCACTAAGAAACGTGGGGTATCGACTGGTTGCGAAAGCACGGTATCGTTTTTTCGGCAAACATGAAACCTGCCGGATGCCGACACCCGAAGAGCGAAGTCGATTTTTACCTTGA
- a CDS encoding vWA domain-containing protein gives MHQSQPQSGTQSRWNQGLGVSTLAHLILIGGLSLLVAEEVDSLNSTPQTAIETRWSPPREEIDPTVIDLTPVTYKQEESSSAAVNSPLLQMADRTSAPDKESLSSRYNGPLPQSTQFEESPTTKHAADIVGALLTSDAIGGATSGSGNGTGNGNFFGINPKSKKIVYVVDSSKSMNFPHESEGKTRLGRVKLELARAILSMDEQQEFFVIFFSDVAIPMPANRLQPATKQAKSRYLNWVARVPGVGRTEPLEALLLALRLQPDTIYFLTDGQFNIADVKTFNTVVDNAGLNKRVTVNGICFGNREGEKLLRELAENNSGAYTFIP, from the coding sequence ATGCACCAGAGCCAGCCACAATCTGGTACCCAATCACGCTGGAATCAGGGCCTCGGTGTCTCCACACTGGCGCACCTGATTCTCATCGGAGGTCTCTCTTTGCTGGTGGCTGAAGAGGTGGATTCGCTGAATTCAACTCCCCAGACTGCGATCGAGACCCGCTGGTCGCCTCCCCGTGAGGAAATCGACCCCACCGTCATCGATCTCACGCCGGTCACATACAAACAGGAAGAATCATCCAGTGCGGCCGTCAATTCGCCGCTCCTCCAGATGGCGGATCGGACTTCCGCTCCCGACAAGGAGTCCCTCTCGTCCAGATACAACGGCCCTCTGCCGCAAAGCACACAATTTGAGGAATCCCCCACGACGAAGCATGCCGCCGACATCGTTGGCGCACTCTTAACCTCCGATGCCATCGGCGGGGCCACATCCGGTTCAGGGAATGGAACGGGAAACGGCAACTTCTTTGGCATTAATCCCAAGAGCAAGAAAATCGTCTATGTGGTCGACTCGTCCAAAAGCATGAACTTTCCCCATGAAAGTGAGGGCAAAACCCGCCTGGGACGTGTGAAGCTGGAACTCGCCCGGGCGATTCTCTCCATGGACGAACAGCAGGAATTCTTTGTCATCTTCTTCAGCGATGTGGCTATCCCCATGCCTGCCAACCGGCTCCAGCCTGCTACGAAGCAGGCCAAGTCCCGCTATCTCAACTGGGTCGCACGCGTGCCGGGTGTCGGCAGAACAGAACCGCTCGAAGCCCTGCTGCTCGCCCTCAGACTCCAACCGGATACGATCTACTTCCTCACCGATGGCCAGTTCAACATCGCTGACGTCAAGACCTTCAACACGGTGGTCGACAACGCAGGCTTGAACAAACGCGTGACCGTCAATGGAATCTGCTTCGGTAATCGGGAAGGCGAGAAACTGTTACGCGAACTCGCTGAAAACAACTCAGGCGCTTATACCTTCATTCCCTGA